One genomic segment of Gadus chalcogrammus isolate NIFS_2021 chromosome 3, NIFS_Gcha_1.0, whole genome shotgun sequence includes these proteins:
- the LOC130379481 gene encoding mucin-2-like isoform X1: protein MIFFALSVFTLGLVTAEPNGSMTTTWATTNTSDVTQGTQATADSTTNDTTADSTTNDTTFLTPQREQTTGGGAINAPSAQSANPNPNETPKPITTPNPETTSSTTSAPIHLCSHPATTTRAKPTKDVVKKTTAAGSHESGPDAIGITIICVVVLICLLIVVGCFVKRNCQSRYSVDLRTEAASVPLSVVVDHTEPGDSTVYTGMQTSDNGQVDSKKSQDSQNNEVPKPKDSGPAEDPKPKESGVAEDPQPKDSGVAEVPQPMTEQKDQAEQARLVEAGATAQPASPGPAEAGALEGATDDEGISSAESLKEPTEGAGSSAQTEASATDALIEN, encoded by the exons ATGATTTTCTTTGCTCTTTCTGTTTTCACCCTGG GTCTGGTCACTGCTGAACCCAACGGCTCCATGACCACAACTTGGGCTACTACCAACACATCCGATGTAACCCAGGGAACCCAGGCCACGGCTGACAGCACCACCAATGACACCACGGCTGACAGCACCACCAATGACACCACTTTCCTCACGCCCCAAC GCGAACAGACCACTGGAGGCGGAGCCATTAATGCACCGTCGGCGCAGTCAGCCAACCCTAATCCCAATGAAACCCCTAAACCCATTACCACCCCTAATCCCGAGACCACCTCAAGTACCACCTCTGCTCCCATCCACCTCTGCTCCCATCCTGCCACTACGACCAGAGCAAAACCCACTAAAG ATGTTGTCAAAAAGACTACTGCTGCTGGGTCACATGAGAGCGGACCTGATGCCATTG GCATAACAATCATCTGTGTGGTTGTGCTGATTTGCCTGCTGATCGTAGTGGGCTGCTTCGTCAAACGCAACTGTCAAAGC AGGTACTCCGTGGACCTCAGGACGGAGGCTGCTAGTGTTCCTCTCAGTGTGGTCGTGGATCACACTGAGCCAGGCGACAGTACGGTGTACACCG GGATGCAGACCTCGGACAACGGGCAGGTGGATTCAAAGAAGTCACAAGACtctcaaaacaatgaagttCCCAAGCCAAAGGACTCTGGACCGGCTGAAGACCCCAAGCCAAAGGAGTCTGGAGTCGCTGAAGACCCCCAGCCGAAGGACTCTGGAGTCGCTGAAGTTCCGCAGCCAATGACAGAGCAGAAGG ACCAAGCGGAACAGGCACGCCTGGTTGAGGCCGGGGCCACCGCACAGCCTGCATCGCCCGGCCCGGCCGAGGCCGGAGCGCTAGAGGGCGCCACGGACGACGAGGGCATCTCCTCTGCAGAGTCCCTGAAGGAACCCACTGAAGGCGCGGGGAGCAGCGCTCAGACAGAGGCATCGGCGACAGACGCGCTCATTGAAA ATTGA
- the LOC130379481 gene encoding mucin-2-like isoform X2 → MIFFALSVFTLGLVTAEPNGSMTTTWATTNTSDVTQGTQATADSTTNDTTADSTTNDTTFLTPQREQTTGGGAINAPSAQSANPNPNETPKPITTPNPETTSSTTSAPIHLCSHPATTTRAKPTKDVVKKTTAAGSHESGPDAIGITIICVVVLICLLIVVGCFVKRNCQSRYSVDLRTEAASVPLSVVVDHTEPGDSTVYTGMQTSDNGQVDSKKSQDSQNNEVPKPKDSGPAEDPKPKESGVAEDPQPKDSGVAEVPQPMTEQKD, encoded by the exons ATGATTTTCTTTGCTCTTTCTGTTTTCACCCTGG GTCTGGTCACTGCTGAACCCAACGGCTCCATGACCACAACTTGGGCTACTACCAACACATCCGATGTAACCCAGGGAACCCAGGCCACGGCTGACAGCACCACCAATGACACCACGGCTGACAGCACCACCAATGACACCACTTTCCTCACGCCCCAAC GCGAACAGACCACTGGAGGCGGAGCCATTAATGCACCGTCGGCGCAGTCAGCCAACCCTAATCCCAATGAAACCCCTAAACCCATTACCACCCCTAATCCCGAGACCACCTCAAGTACCACCTCTGCTCCCATCCACCTCTGCTCCCATCCTGCCACTACGACCAGAGCAAAACCCACTAAAG ATGTTGTCAAAAAGACTACTGCTGCTGGGTCACATGAGAGCGGACCTGATGCCATTG GCATAACAATCATCTGTGTGGTTGTGCTGATTTGCCTGCTGATCGTAGTGGGCTGCTTCGTCAAACGCAACTGTCAAAGC AGGTACTCCGTGGACCTCAGGACGGAGGCTGCTAGTGTTCCTCTCAGTGTGGTCGTGGATCACACTGAGCCAGGCGACAGTACGGTGTACACCG GGATGCAGACCTCGGACAACGGGCAGGTGGATTCAAAGAAGTCACAAGACtctcaaaacaatgaagttCCCAAGCCAAAGGACTCTGGACCGGCTGAAGACCCCAAGCCAAAGGAGTCTGGAGTCGCTGAAGACCCCCAGCCGAAGGACTCTGGAGTCGCTGAAGTTCCGCAGCCAATGACAGAGCAGAAGG ATTGA